A single region of the Geoalkalibacter sp. genome encodes:
- a CDS encoding type II toxin-antitoxin system HipA family toxin encodes MGRKRVAAEMFIYMNGQKMGRLLQRAAGKLEMTYAEEWLGSEARRSLSLSLPLSSHKHSGEVVENFFDNLLPDSQPIRNRIQARFGARTNRSFDLLWHIGRDCVGALQLFPEDVPIEIRRVDAEPLTEAQIAETLRNYRTMPLGMRADSEFRISMAGAQEKTALLRQDGKWHRPLGATPTTHIFKLPIGRIEHSNMDLSDSVENEWLCHLILKAYGIPVAGAEIATFDSVKALVVKRFDRRWAEDRSWIIRLPQEDMCQALGAPPALKYESDGGPGIPKIMELLFGSSEGLADRRTFMAIQVLFWLLGAIDGHAKNFSIFLLPGGGFRLTPAYDIISAYPLVAKGHLDQANLRMAMAIRGKNRHYDWGKILYRHWLGTAQACRFPTEEMEAIIGDLLDRMDEVIQAVTDQLTPSFPADVAKPILDGMREARDRLIRSRLQKST; translated from the coding sequence ATGGGGCGCAAACGGGTTGCCGCAGAGATGTTCATCTACATGAATGGTCAGAAGATGGGAAGACTGCTCCAGAGGGCGGCCGGCAAGTTAGAGATGACCTATGCCGAGGAGTGGCTGGGCTCTGAAGCCCGCCGCTCCCTCTCCCTCTCATTGCCGTTGAGCAGCCACAAACATTCGGGCGAGGTGGTCGAGAACTTCTTCGACAACCTGTTGCCGGACAGCCAGCCGATCCGGAACCGCATTCAGGCCCGGTTCGGCGCGAGAACGAACAGGAGTTTCGATCTCTTATGGCACATCGGCCGGGACTGCGTCGGCGCCCTGCAACTCTTTCCGGAAGATGTGCCTATTGAAATCCGAAGAGTGGACGCGGAGCCGCTCACGGAGGCGCAGATCGCAGAGACGCTGCGCAACTACAGGACCATGCCGCTAGGCATGAGAGCAGACAGCGAGTTTCGCATCTCCATGGCAGGGGCACAGGAGAAGACGGCCCTGCTCCGTCAGGATGGGAAGTGGCATCGGCCTCTGGGGGCCACCCCGACCACCCACATCTTCAAGCTGCCGATCGGCCGCATCGAGCACAGCAACATGGATCTGAGCGACAGCGTCGAGAATGAGTGGCTCTGCCATCTGATCCTGAAAGCCTACGGAATTCCGGTCGCCGGCGCCGAAATCGCCACATTCGACAGCGTAAAGGCGTTGGTGGTCAAGCGGTTCGACCGTCGCTGGGCCGAAGATCGTTCCTGGATCATCCGCCTGCCCCAGGAAGACATGTGTCAAGCCCTGGGCGCGCCGCCCGCCTTGAAATACGAGAGCGATGGCGGGCCCGGTATCCCGAAAATCATGGAACTCCTCTTCGGGTCCAGCGAGGGGCTTGCCGACAGGCGAACTTTCATGGCCATTCAGGTTCTCTTTTGGCTTCTCGGCGCCATCGACGGCCACGCGAAAAACTTCAGCATCTTCCTGCTTCCGGGGGGAGGCTTCCGGCTCACCCCCGCCTATGACATCATTTCCGCCTACCCCCTCGTTGCCAAGGGGCACTTGGACCAGGCCAACCTCAGGATGGCGATGGCCATCAGGGGCAAGAACCGGCACTATGACTGGGGCAAAATCCTGTATCGTCACTGGTTGGGGACAGCTCAAGCCTGCCGTTTTCCCACAGAAGAGATGGAGGCCATCATCGGCGACCTACTGGATAGGATGGACGAGGTGATCCAGGCGGTAACGGATCAGCTAACCCCTTCTTTTCCTGCCGATGTCGCGAAACCTATTCTGGACGGCATGAGGGAGGCGCGTGATCGCCTCATCCGCTCCCGGCTTCAGAAAAGCACCTGA
- a CDS encoding GTP-binding protein: MSFINYASREINCKIVYYGPGLCGKTTNLQHIYQKTAPEAKGKMISLATETERTLFFDFLPLALGEIRGFKVRFHLYTVPGQVFYDASRKLILKGVDGVVFVADSQEERLDANIESLENLRYNLEEQGFALEKLPFVMQYNKRDLPNVSSLEELRSLLNPDGVPEFEACAMTGEGVFETLKAVAKLILLDLQKGRR, translated from the coding sequence ATGTCCTTCATCAACTACGCCTCGCGCGAAATCAATTGCAAGATCGTCTATTACGGCCCCGGTCTGTGCGGCAAGACCACCAATTTGCAGCACATCTACCAGAAGACCGCGCCCGAGGCCAAGGGCAAGATGATCAGTCTCGCCACCGAAACCGAGCGCACCCTGTTCTTTGATTTTCTGCCCCTGGCTCTTGGTGAAATTCGTGGCTTCAAGGTGCGTTTCCATCTCTACACCGTGCCCGGCCAGGTGTTCTACGACGCCTCGCGCAAGCTGATCCTCAAGGGCGTCGACGGCGTGGTGTTCGTCGCCGACTCGCAAGAAGAGCGCCTCGACGCCAACATCGAGAGCCTCGAAAACCTGCGCTACAACCTGGAAGAGCAGGGATTCGCCCTGGAAAAGCTGCCCTTCGTCATGCAGTACAACAAGCGCGATCTGCCCAATGTGAGTTCCCTGGAGGAGTTGCGCAGCCTGCTCAACCCCGACGGCGTGCCCGAGTTCGAAGCCTGCGCCATGACCGGCGAAGGTGTGTTTGAAACCCTCAAGGCCGTGGCCAAGCTGATTCTTCTCGATCTGCAGAAAGGCCGACGCTGA
- a CDS encoding roadblock/LC7 domain-containing protein: MFGPQSPFVMYDEELKSITAVIEKLRRESNSKVIFLVDKNGQLIASVGETAHLDTTSLASLTAGNIAATGGLAKLIGEKEFSILFHEGEKDNLHISIVGGRVILVVIFDQRSSLGLVRLRVKRASQELDQIFADLARKTAEVEKSGGLSGPFAEITDDDIDNLFR, from the coding sequence ATGTTCGGACCCCAGTCGCCCTTCGTCATGTACGATGAAGAGCTCAAAAGCATCACCGCGGTCATCGAGAAGTTGCGGCGCGAATCCAACTCCAAGGTGATCTTCCTCGTTGACAAAAATGGGCAGCTCATCGCGTCCGTCGGCGAAACCGCCCACCTCGACACCACCAGCCTTGCTTCCCTCACCGCGGGCAACATCGCCGCCACGGGCGGTCTGGCCAAGCTCATCGGCGAGAAGGAATTTTCCATCCTCTTTCACGAGGGCGAAAAAGACAATCTGCACATCTCCATCGTCGGCGGCCGGGTGATTCTGGTGGTGATCTTCGATCAGCGCAGCTCCCTGGGGCTGGTGCGGCTGCGGGTCAAGCGCGCCAGCCAGGAACTCGACCAGATTTTCGCCGACCTCGCGCGCAAGACCGCCGAGGTGGAAAAGAGCGGCGGGTTGAGCGGTCCCTTCGCCGAGATCACCGACGACGACATCGACAACCTGTTTCGCTAG